A stretch of the Marivirga tractuosa DSM 4126 genome encodes the following:
- a CDS encoding LysR family transcriptional regulator, with translation MNYTIHQLQIFLKVVQKQSITKASEELFMTQPAVSIQLKNFQDQFDISLYEIIGRKLHITDFGKEIALIAERVIEELNTINYKTEAYKGMLTGKLKISSASTGKYVIPFFLEEFLSNNAGIDLVLDVTNKTKVVQSLKNNEIDFALVSVVPDLLDVEEELLIDNKLYLISSEPQPNEQMPLIYREEGSATRSAMEHYYGTHNSKARKRLELTSNEAVKQAVIAGLGNSIMPLIGIKNELIEKQLYILPIEDLPVTTKWRLIWLKGKRMSPVAKAYLDFIQLKKNEILEEKFKWYQEYK, from the coding sequence ATGAACTATACTATACATCAGCTACAGATATTTTTAAAGGTGGTACAAAAGCAAAGTATCACTAAAGCTTCTGAGGAGCTTTTCATGACTCAACCTGCTGTCTCTATCCAGTTAAAAAATTTTCAGGATCAGTTTGACATATCGCTTTATGAGATAATAGGACGGAAATTGCATATCACCGATTTCGGAAAAGAAATTGCCCTAATAGCCGAAAGGGTTATTGAAGAATTAAATACTATAAACTACAAAACCGAAGCCTATAAGGGCATGCTGACAGGGAAACTGAAAATCTCCTCTGCATCAACAGGAAAATATGTGATCCCATTTTTTCTTGAAGAATTCCTATCAAATAACGCTGGAATTGACTTGGTCCTAGACGTAACGAATAAAACTAAAGTAGTTCAAAGCTTAAAAAATAATGAAATAGATTTCGCCCTTGTAAGTGTGGTTCCTGATTTATTAGATGTTGAAGAAGAACTTCTCATTGACAATAAATTATATTTGATCAGCAGTGAACCACAACCAAATGAACAAATGCCTTTGATCTACAGAGAAGAAGGCTCTGCCACAAGAAGTGCAATGGAACATTATTACGGCACCCATAATTCCAAGGCTAGAAAGAGATTAGAGCTCACCTCCAACGAGGCCGTGAAACAAGCTGTTATTGCAGGTTTGGGAAACTCCATCATGCCTTTAATTGGAATCAAAAACGAACTAATAGAAAAGCAACTATATATTTTACCTATTGAAGATTTGCCTGTAACTACTAAATGGAGGTTGATTTGGCTAAAAGGAAAAAGAATGTCTCCTGTTGCCAAGGCCTATCTGGACTTTATTCAACTTAAGAAAAATGAAATTCTTGAAGAGAAATTTAAATGGTATCAGGAATACAAATAA
- a CDS encoding proton-conducting transporter transmembrane domain-containing protein, protein MTKELIIGIVFLSPLFFTVIAILSWFMKGLRPRKLIGVSRISIYSSILIALFSALMVYQSGLIESNSLAFNGLGISIRLDALSVLIFTMINLISFVVMRFSFNYMDGDKRQGVFIGRLAATIASVQLLVLSGNVGLLWISWVLTSISLHRLLVFYSERRRSKLAARKKFIAARLSDLFLLGAVLLTFNRFGTGNLEVVFTEMKNFSGILPLEIELASICIVLAAILKSALFPTHAWLVEVMETPTPVSALLHAGLLNAGPFLVARMSFMVGETTYAPIVLIIFGGFTALFGSIAYMTQSSVKTALGYSSISHMGFSLLLCGFGIYAAAMLHLVAHSFYKAHAFLSSGSFIDVKKASKIELPERKANLLVLVISIGLAFTIFGFMAYAWGINPIEELSLLVISCIIVMGLSLLIATALDSYGSKRLIPKVVLMAALVALAFFSLETLMGTILKSQIPVIMQPSTAVVILLFFWLIVFAGIVLIQIFSPFIKDSSFWRKWSIHFRNGLYANVVYDRVVGALYVKDSKPDFIKKYE, encoded by the coding sequence ATGACCAAAGAATTAATCATAGGCATTGTTTTTCTATCACCCCTGTTTTTTACAGTTATAGCCATTTTGTCTTGGTTTATGAAGGGCTTAAGGCCAAGGAAATTGATAGGGGTTAGTAGAATATCAATTTATTCATCTATTCTAATCGCCCTATTTTCTGCTCTGATGGTATATCAAAGTGGATTAATAGAGAGTAATAGTTTAGCTTTCAATGGTCTAGGAATATCCATTAGGTTAGATGCTTTGAGTGTTTTGATATTCACCATGATTAATCTCATCTCTTTTGTAGTGATGAGATTTAGTTTTAATTATATGGATGGCGACAAGAGGCAGGGAGTCTTTATCGGAAGATTGGCTGCGACTATTGCTTCTGTTCAGTTATTAGTGCTGTCAGGAAATGTAGGCTTGTTGTGGATTTCTTGGGTATTGACAAGTATTTCTTTACATCGATTACTTGTTTTTTATTCTGAAAGACGCAGATCTAAATTGGCTGCCAGGAAGAAATTTATAGCAGCACGACTGAGTGATTTGTTTTTGCTGGGAGCAGTTTTATTAACCTTCAATCGTTTTGGTACGGGAAATTTAGAAGTGGTATTTACTGAGATGAAAAATTTTTCCGGTATTCTACCGCTAGAAATAGAATTGGCAAGTATTTGTATTGTGCTAGCCGCAATTCTGAAATCTGCTTTATTTCCTACTCATGCCTGGTTGGTAGAAGTAATGGAAACGCCCACACCGGTTTCTGCATTACTCCATGCCGGTTTATTGAACGCAGGGCCATTCTTAGTAGCTAGAATGTCTTTCATGGTAGGAGAGACGACATATGCTCCGATTGTCCTGATTATTTTTGGCGGATTCACTGCATTATTTGGATCCATTGCCTATATGACTCAATCTTCTGTGAAGACTGCTTTGGGCTATTCCAGTATTTCCCATATGGGCTTTAGTTTGTTACTATGCGGATTTGGTATTTATGCTGCGGCTATGCTACACTTGGTAGCACATTCGTTCTACAAAGCGCATGCATTTCTTTCTTCTGGCAGTTTTATTGACGTTAAAAAAGCATCAAAAATAGAGCTTCCAGAGAGAAAGGCTAATCTGCTTGTCCTTGTAATAAGCATAGGGCTTGCTTTCACAATTTTTGGATTTATGGCCTATGCCTGGGGCATCAACCCCATAGAAGAATTATCATTATTGGTGATCAGTTGCATTATCGTCATGGGATTGTCTTTATTAATAGCTACTGCTTTAGATTCTTATGGAAGTAAAAGGTTGATTCCAAAGGTGGTATTGATGGCCGCCCTTGTTGCTTTGGCATTTTTCAGCTTGGAAACATTGATGGGTACTATTTTGAAATCACAAATTCCAGTGATTATGCAACCCTCTACAGCGGTGGTGATTTTATTATTCTTTTGGTTGATAGTTTTCGCAGGAATAGTGCTTATTCAAATCTTTTCGCCCTTCATCAAAGATTCCAGCTTCTGGAGGAAATGGTCCATTCATTTCAGAAATGGGCTTTATGCGAATGTGGTTTATGACCGTGTGGTAGGGGCCTTGTATGTAAAAGATTCTAAACCTGATTTCATAAAAAAATATGAATGA